From the Oryza glaberrima chromosome 5, OglaRS2, whole genome shotgun sequence genome, one window contains:
- the LOC127774378 gene encoding auxin-responsive protein IAA15: protein MQQRSVSRRGDKCQRIIGQHPGIKSPATGRPPTIISSAAAPRRERDAAAVAAAGDRRERERRATPTASPPLPATMSVETERSSTESSAASGLDFEDTALTLRLPGSSSSSSSSSSSSSSPSEPDRKRASATDDDPDNRLGSTATESPPSPKARVVGWPPVRAFRKNALAASAVASSSKAKFVKVAVDGAPYLRKVDLEAYRGYDQLLAALQDKFFSHFTIRKLGNEEMKLVDAVSGNEYVPTYEDKDGDWMLVGDVPWKMFVETCQRLRLMKCSEAVNLAPRSAR, encoded by the exons ATGCAACAGAGATCTGTTTCGAGAAGAGGCGACAAGTGTCAGCGTATCATTGGTCAGCACCCGGGGATTAAATCCCCGGCGACCGGTAGACCGCCTACTATaatctcctccgccgccgcacctcgcagagagagagacgccgccgccgtcgccgccgccggcgaccggagagaaagagagagaagagcaacgcccacggcttcgccgccgctgccggcgaccaTGTCGGTGGAGACGGAGCGGAGCTCGACggagtcgtcggcggcgtccgggCTCGACTTCGAGGACACCGCCCTCACCCTCCGCCTcccgggctcctcctcctcctcctcctcgtcatcctcctcctcctcgtcgccgtcggagCCCGACCGCAAGCgcgcctccgccaccgacgacgacccCGACAACCGCCTCggctccaccgccaccgagtCCCCCCCTTCCCCCAA GGCGCGGGTGGTCGGGTGGCCGCCGGTGCGCGCGTTCCGGAAGAACGCGCTCgccgcgtcggcggtggcgtccTCCAGCAAGGCCAAGTTCGTGAAGGTGGCCGTCGACGGCGCGCCGTACCTGCGCAAGGTGGACCTCGAGGCGTACCGGGGCTACGACCAGCTGCTCGCCGCCCTCCAGGACAAGTTCTTCTCCCACTTCACCATCC GCAAGCTCGGGAACGAGGAGATGAAGCTCGTCGACGCGGTGAGCGGCAACGAGTACGTGCCGACGTACGAGGACAAGGACGGCGACTGGATGCTCGTCGGAGACGTCCCCTGGAA AATGTTTGTGGAGACCTGCCAACGTCTTCGTCTCATGAAATGCTCTGAAGCAGTCAATTTAG CACCAAGATCTGCTCGATGA